The Planococcus donghaensis genome contains a region encoding:
- a CDS encoding iron-containing alcohol dehydrogenase has protein sequence MSNKITFVPISYTGWDSLEHLVSEVERLNASNILIVTDPFLEELGMTNKIIEPLQAQGWKTSVYTEVVPEPPLEVGEKLVAFTKEHKFDLVIGLGGGSALDLAKLAGVLATHEGKVADYLNLTGNRTLTHKGIPKILIPTTSGTGSEVTNISVLSLESSKDVVTHDYLLPDVAIVDPALTTSLPPKVTAATGIDALTHAIESYVSKNANPVTDALALQAIRLISGSIRTAVADGENKEARMDMSYGSYLAGLSFFNAGVAGVHALAYPLGGQFHISHGESNAVLLPYVMGYIRQSCEKRMKDILEAMGFSSNQFSQEEASLKCIEELKKLVADVGIPLSLKEFGIQEEALDSLADDGIKQKRILARSPMLLEREDIFAIYQAAFKGEVVEK, from the coding sequence GTGTCAAACAAAATTACGTTTGTGCCGATAAGTTACACTGGCTGGGATTCATTAGAGCATTTGGTAAGTGAAGTAGAACGCTTAAATGCCAGCAATATTTTAATAGTGACCGATCCATTTTTAGAAGAATTGGGGATGACCAATAAAATTATTGAACCGCTTCAAGCACAAGGGTGGAAAACAAGTGTTTATACAGAAGTGGTTCCGGAACCTCCTTTAGAAGTTGGCGAGAAATTAGTAGCCTTCACGAAAGAACATAAATTTGATCTAGTAATTGGATTAGGCGGAGGAAGTGCGCTCGATTTAGCTAAATTGGCCGGAGTTCTCGCAACACATGAAGGGAAAGTGGCTGACTACTTGAACTTAACAGGGAATCGTACGTTAACTCATAAAGGCATACCCAAAATATTAATCCCTACAACTTCTGGAACAGGGTCAGAAGTGACCAATATTTCGGTGCTGTCGTTAGAATCCTCAAAAGATGTGGTAACGCACGACTATCTATTACCAGATGTCGCCATAGTGGATCCAGCACTAACAACATCGTTGCCACCAAAAGTAACAGCTGCTACGGGGATCGATGCGTTAACACATGCAATTGAATCGTATGTTTCCAAAAATGCGAACCCTGTGACCGATGCACTTGCCTTGCAAGCAATCCGCTTAATTAGTGGTTCTATTCGAACAGCTGTAGCCGATGGAGAAAATAAAGAAGCGCGTATGGATATGAGCTATGGCAGTTATTTAGCTGGTTTATCATTTTTCAATGCGGGCGTAGCGGGCGTTCATGCGTTAGCCTATCCTTTAGGCGGGCAATTTCATATTTCACATGGCGAATCGAATGCTGTCTTATTGCCTTACGTCATGGGCTATATTCGCCAAAGCTGCGAAAAAAGAATGAAAGATATTTTAGAAGCAATGGGCTTTAGTTCAAATCAGTTTTCTCAAGAAGAAGCTTCACTAAAGTGCATTGAAGAACTAAAAAAATTAGTAGCTGATGTCGGAATTCCATTGTCATTAAAGGAATTTGGCATTCAAGAAGAAGCTTTGGATAGTCTAGCGGATGATGGCATTAAGCAAAAGAGAATTTTAGCAAGAAGCCCGATGCTATTAGAGAGAGAAGACATTTTCGCGATTTACCAAGCGGCCTTTAAAGGGGAAGTTGTAGAAAAATAA
- a CDS encoding response regulator transcription factor, translated as MKVLLAEDDERLGELIVHLLKKKGASVVDWVTEGEDAIAYAQASFYDVVILDWMMPNGDGVSVCRHLRASDYSGAILMLTAKGAVPDRVEGLDAGADDYIIKPFEIDELWARLNALTRRTRTPIREETVTLGELLLNRTSHTLYYQEEEILLTPREFQLFELLVVNRGQVLTRELILDRIWGLDAEVSLKTIDATVKLLRKKISRTSKEDFIKAVRGVGYKIEA; from the coding sequence ATGAAAGTGCTATTAGCTGAAGATGATGAGCGCCTTGGAGAACTGATCGTGCATTTATTAAAGAAAAAAGGAGCTTCTGTTGTTGACTGGGTAACAGAAGGTGAAGATGCCATTGCTTATGCGCAAGCCTCTTTTTATGATGTCGTCATTCTCGATTGGATGATGCCAAATGGCGATGGCGTATCCGTTTGTCGGCATTTACGAGCATCGGACTATAGCGGTGCCATATTGATGTTGACGGCAAAAGGCGCTGTGCCAGATCGAGTAGAAGGACTAGATGCCGGGGCAGATGATTATATTATCAAACCGTTTGAAATTGATGAGTTGTGGGCACGGCTTAATGCGTTAACAAGACGTACGCGCACACCAATCCGAGAAGAAACGGTAACGCTTGGTGAATTATTGCTAAATCGAACAAGTCATACGCTCTACTATCAAGAAGAAGAAATTTTACTCACACCGCGTGAGTTTCAATTATTTGAACTACTTGTAGTAAATCGAGGACAAGTACTGACCCGTGAATTGATACTCGATCGCATATGGGGACTCGATGCCGAAGTGTCTTTAAAAACAATTGATGCTACAGTGAAGCTATTAAGGAAGAAAATTAGCCGCACCAGTAAAGAAGATTTCATCAAAGCGGTTCGCGGGGTGGGGTATAAAATTGAAGCGTGA
- a CDS encoding sensor histidine kinase, which produces MKREKRTKRAEKTKDVFRATHKRLTLFYSGIFSIFLILFVAIVLFILYQVVFSGQEQELRQLAEQEITDLRRETFGPAAPTRRLPRQQFLAENQLFYYVQTSDGELVVSNEGIEQLQPLYLELISGWVPNETEIRQENITIPKEDPEFSEFLNFDFTVLTLARPVKVDGDVVGTMYIGLDISNITRIFRWTVIVLSGLAILFIGIGIVLSYIMSKRALVPVQRSYNQQRELVANASHELRTPLSTILSSIEVLEMEREEKDPFTGRILDGLKHEVRRMTVLVSDLLTLAQADSPDANALVRNWCNLTPASKQLISSFKARATAKKIDLILDAPAEANVYADCDKLVQLLSILLDNAINYTPEGGTVTVTLQIRNDSLLLAVRDTGIGIAAADQDRIFDRFYRADKARTRKEGGHGLGLAIGKWIVDAHGGTIWVESSAGEGSLFQVRIPNGDK; this is translated from the coding sequence TTGAAGCGTGAAAAAAGAACAAAGCGAGCTGAAAAAACAAAAGATGTCTTTCGGGCTACGCATAAACGTCTCACCTTATTTTACAGCGGCATTTTTTCCATCTTTTTGATCCTCTTTGTAGCGATTGTGTTATTTATTTTGTATCAAGTAGTTTTTAGCGGTCAAGAGCAGGAACTACGGCAGCTTGCCGAACAAGAAATAACGGATCTTCGCAGAGAAACCTTTGGGCCGGCTGCTCCTACGCGAAGACTGCCGCGCCAACAATTTCTAGCAGAAAATCAATTGTTTTATTACGTACAAACTTCAGATGGTGAACTTGTAGTATCTAATGAAGGCATTGAACAGCTACAGCCATTGTACTTGGAACTTATTTCGGGTTGGGTGCCTAACGAAACAGAAATTAGACAAGAAAACATCACCATCCCAAAAGAAGATCCGGAGTTTAGTGAGTTTCTAAATTTTGATTTTACGGTTCTTACTTTAGCACGTCCGGTCAAGGTAGACGGTGACGTTGTCGGTACGATGTATATCGGTCTCGACATTTCCAATATCACACGGATTTTCCGTTGGACGGTCATCGTACTTAGTGGACTAGCTATTCTCTTTATTGGTATCGGAATTGTGCTTAGTTATATCATGTCAAAACGGGCACTTGTTCCGGTTCAGCGGAGTTACAACCAGCAACGTGAATTAGTGGCGAACGCATCTCACGAGTTGCGAACGCCGCTAAGTACGATTTTATCTTCTATAGAAGTGCTTGAAATGGAGCGGGAAGAGAAAGATCCTTTTACCGGACGCATTTTGGACGGGTTAAAACATGAAGTTCGTCGAATGACTGTATTGGTTAGTGATTTGCTGACACTGGCACAAGCAGATTCACCAGATGCCAATGCGCTAGTTCGCAACTGGTGCAACTTAACTCCAGCGAGCAAACAATTGATAAGCTCTTTTAAAGCAAGAGCGACTGCTAAAAAAATCGATTTAATACTAGATGCACCTGCGGAAGCGAATGTATATGCAGATTGCGACAAATTAGTTCAGCTATTATCGATTCTACTCGACAATGCGATCAACTATACACCAGAAGGCGGCACTGTTACTGTCACCTTGCAAATACGCAACGATTCTTTACTACTTGCCGTACGGGATACCGGGATTGGCATTGCAGCTGCTGACCAAGACCGTATTTTCGATCGCTTTTACCGAGCAGACAAAGCACGGACGCGAAAAGAAGGTGGCCATGGACTTGGACTGGCAATCGGCAAATGGATTGTAGACGCACATGGTGGAACGATTTGGGTGGAAAGTTCAGCAGGTGAAGGGTCGTTATTTCAAGTACGGATTCCAAATGGTGACAAGTAA
- a CDS encoding YitT family protein — translation MTAPNKKRKANKVKVILRALPIIIGAFITAYGLETVLIPNNVSDGGVTGISIVGSQLTGMPLGLLIAVLNIPFIYLGYKQIGKSFAIYSTIGISSLAYATTLMHHIPPIIVGDTLLITVIGGIIIGFGMGVALRNGGALDGIDMLAVLLSRKLPFGTSDLILFLNMFVFIIVSFVFGLKGAFLSGIAYYIAAKVIHLVEEGFSGSKTYKIISRNPELLVQTIYDRLGRNATYNIVKGAYTNEDYKEITCIINRLEDSKMKEIIFEIDNNAFVAVYDVAEVRGGNFRKRDIH, via the coding sequence ATGACTGCACCAAATAAAAAACGAAAAGCTAATAAAGTTAAAGTAATTTTGCGAGCATTGCCCATCATCATCGGTGCTTTCATCACCGCATATGGTCTCGAAACCGTGCTAATTCCGAATAATGTATCGGACGGTGGGGTCACCGGTATCAGCATCGTTGGCTCCCAACTGACTGGAATGCCGTTAGGTTTGCTGATTGCCGTCTTGAATATTCCATTCATCTATTTAGGGTATAAGCAAATTGGGAAAAGCTTCGCTATCTACTCTACCATCGGTATCTCTTCTCTTGCCTATGCGACGACCTTGATGCATCATATTCCACCTATCATCGTCGGAGACACATTACTGATTACAGTCATTGGTGGAATTATTATTGGGTTTGGAATGGGAGTTGCATTGCGAAACGGCGGTGCGCTCGATGGAATCGATATGCTGGCGGTACTGCTGTCACGCAAACTGCCATTTGGAACAAGTGATTTGATCTTATTTCTTAACATGTTCGTCTTTATCATCGTCTCATTCGTCTTTGGTCTAAAAGGCGCCTTCTTATCAGGCATTGCTTATTACATTGCCGCCAAAGTCATTCACTTGGTCGAAGAAGGATTCAGTGGCTCTAAAACCTATAAAATCATTTCGCGTAACCCTGAGCTACTCGTCCAAACCATCTACGATCGTCTTGGACGCAATGCCACCTATAATATCGTCAAAGGGGCATATACTAACGAGGACTACAAAGAAATCACTTGCATCATCAACCGACTCGAAGACAGTAAGATGAAAGAAATCATCTTTGAAATCGACAACAATGCCTTTGTCGCCGTTTACGACGTAGCTGAAGTAAGAGGCGGCAACTTTAGAAAGCGAGATATTCACTAA
- a CDS encoding YcxB family protein, which yields MEIVYEVTEEAYIDFNLYHAQNSETVRKTMTMQRVLVPIIYVVMAIVLSFILDIPILFMVIPFLIMGILWAVFYPKYFYRHIRKSAKKLLREGKNTGILGTHTMIFTEVGLREISATGEELVSWAGIENFGEDTSNLYLYNSGLSAYIIPKSSLVDVDRIRQFLLDKINNES from the coding sequence ATGGAGATTGTCTATGAAGTAACCGAAGAAGCGTATATTGATTTTAATTTATACCACGCACAAAATTCTGAAACGGTCAGGAAAACAATGACCATGCAACGAGTGTTGGTCCCGATTATTTATGTAGTGATGGCCATCGTACTTTCGTTTATATTGGATATTCCAATCTTATTCATGGTAATTCCGTTTCTGATCATGGGAATTTTATGGGCTGTATTTTATCCGAAGTATTTTTATCGTCACATTCGGAAATCAGCCAAAAAGTTACTTCGAGAAGGAAAGAATACAGGAATACTAGGTACGCATACTATGATTTTTACAGAAGTGGGTCTTCGTGAAATCAGTGCAACAGGCGAAGAACTGGTATCGTGGGCGGGTATCGAAAATTTCGGCGAAGATACATCCAATTTGTATTTATATAATAGCGGCTTATCTGCTTATATTATTCCTAAGAGCAGCTTAGTGGATGTTGATCGAATTCGTCAATTTTTACTAGATAAGATTAATAACGAGAGCTAG
- the yiaA gene encoding inner membrane protein YiaA, which translates to MLGDREEDVFTKKPVEKRRLGEPTGAFKGASWGALLIGVSTYLIGLYNAGMELNEKGYYITVMILGLYSAVSLQKAVRDRDEGIRVTNLYYGISWFALIAAISLMAIGLFNAGSITLSEKGFYGISFVLSLFAVVTVQKNVRDTEEANNMDES; encoded by the coding sequence ATGTTAGGGGATAGAGAAGAGGACGTATTCACGAAAAAGCCGGTGGAAAAACGCAGGCTTGGTGAACCGACTGGCGCGTTCAAAGGTGCATCTTGGGGTGCATTGCTTATTGGGGTATCGACGTATTTGATCGGTTTGTACAATGCAGGAATGGAGTTAAACGAAAAAGGCTATTATATTACCGTTATGATTCTCGGACTTTACTCGGCCGTTTCTCTTCAAAAAGCGGTTAGAGACCGTGATGAAGGAATACGCGTTACCAACTTGTATTACGGCATTAGCTGGTTTGCACTCATTGCCGCAATTTCGCTTATGGCGATTGGCTTGTTTAATGCAGGAAGTATCACGTTAAGTGAAAAAGGCTTTTACGGCATTTCGTTCGTCTTGAGTTTGTTTGCTGTTGTAACCGTACAAAAAAACGTGCGCGATACAGAAGAAGCGAACAATATGGATGAGTCGTAA